A single Antechinus flavipes isolate AdamAnt ecotype Samford, QLD, Australia chromosome 5, AdamAnt_v2, whole genome shotgun sequence DNA region contains:
- the ATP5F1B gene encoding ATP synthase subunit beta, mitochondrial has translation MLGLLGRAAAASASGALRGLGASAPLPQAQTLLRAAPAALQSSRDYAAMTSPASKSGAASGRIVAVIGAVVDVQFDEGLPPILNALEVQDRDTRLVLEVAQHLGESTVRTIAMDGTEGLVRGQKVLDSGAPIKIPVGPETLGRIMNVIGEPIDERGPIKTKQFAAIHAEAPEFIEMSVEQEILVTGIKVVDLLAPYAKGGKIGLFGGAGVGKTVLIMELINNVAKAHGGYSVFAGVGERTREGNDLYHEMIESGVINLKDTTSKVALVYGQMNEPPGARARVALTGLTVAEYFRDQEGQDVLLFIDNIFRFTQAGSEVSALLGRIPSAVGYQPTLATDMGTMQERITTTKKGSITSVQAIYVPADDLTDPAPATTFAHLDATTVLSRAIAELGIYPAVDPLDSTSRIMDPNIVGNEHYDVARGVQKILQDYKSLQDIIAILGMDELSEEDKLTVSRARKIQRFLSQPFQVAEVFTGHMGKLVPLKETIKGFQQILAGQYDHLPEQAFYMVGPIEEAVTKAEKLAEEHS, from the exons ATGTTGGGGCTGTTGGGCCGCGCTGCCGCTGCATCGGCCTCGGGCGCCCTTCGGGGCCTCGGCGCTTCGGCGCCGTTGCCCCAGGCTCAGACCTTGCTACGAGCGGCCCCGGCCGCGCTCCAGTCAT CCCGGGACTATGCGGCCATGACATCCCCCGCCTCCAAGAGCGGGGCTGCCAGCGGGCGTATCGTGGCTGTCATCGGGGCCGTGGTGGATGTGCAGTTCGACGAGGGCCTTCCTCCCATCCTCAATGCCCTCGAAGTGCAGGACAGGGACACCAGGCTGGTTCTGGAGGTGGCCCAGCATCTGG GTGAGAGCACAGTCCGGACCATTGCTATGGATGGTACTGAAGGATTAGTGAGAGGTCAGAAGGTCCTGGATTCTGGTGCCCCAATCAAAATCCCTGTGGGACCTGAGACACTGGGAAGAATTATGAATGTGATTGGAGAGCCTATTGATGAAAGGGGTCCAATCAAAACCAAACA GTTTGCTGCTATTCATGCTGAGGCTCCTGAGTTCATAGAAATGAGTGTGGAGCAAGAAATCCTGGTCACTGGCATCAAGGTCGTGGATCTTTTAGCCCCCTACGCCAAGGGTGGCAAAATTG GTCTGTTTGGTGGTGCTGGTGTGGGAAAGACTGTATTGATTATGGAGCTAATCAACAATGTTGCCAAGGCTCATGGTGGTTATTCTGTGTTTGCTGGTGTTGGTGAAAGAACCCGAGAAGGCAATGATTTGTACCATGAGATGATTGAGTCTGGTGTCATCAATCTGAAGGATACCACTTCCAAG GTAGCATTGGTGTATGGTCAAATGAATGAACCACCTGGTGCTCGGGCTCGAGTAGCCTTGACCGGCCTTACTGTGGCTGAGTACTTCAGAGACCAAGAGGGTCAAGATGTACTGCTTTTCATTGATAATATCTTCCGATTCACTCAGGCTGGCTCAGAG GTGTCTGCTTTACTAGGTAGAATCCCCTCTGCTGTTGGGTACCAGCCTACGTTGGCCACTGATATGGGTACCATGCAGGAAAGAATTACCACAACTAAGAAGGGTTCTATCACCTCTGTGCAA GCTATCTATGTGCCTGCTGATGACTTGACTGACCCAGCTCCTGCCACCACCTTTGCTCACTTGGATGCTACCACTGTGCTGTCTCGGGCCATTGCTGAGCTGGGCATTTACCCTGCAGTGGATCCTCTGGACTCCACCTCACGAATCATGGATCCCAACATTGTTGGCAATGAGCACTATGATGTTGCTCGAGGTGTGCAAAAGATTCTGCAG GATTATAAATCCCTTCAGGACATTATTGCTATCCTTGGTATGGATGAGTTATCTGAAGAAGACAAGTTGACAGTATCTCGGGCCCGAAAAATCCAGCGATTCTTGTCACAGCCATTCCAGGTTGCTGAGGTATTCACAGGACATATGGGGAAGTTGGTGCCCCTGAAAGAAACCATTAAGGGATTCCAACAGATATTGGcag GTCAGTATGACCATCTTCCAGAGCAGGCCTTCTATATGGTAGGACCCATTGAAGAGGCTGTGACAAAAGCTGAAAAACTGGCTGAAGAGCACTCATGA